A genomic segment from Acidimicrobiales bacterium encodes:
- a CDS encoding SGNH/GDSL hydrolase family protein, whose product MGTVVTTGPPATRSGPGAARATRKWVGPFVAASLALALVAWGRPLAALAVALLALALGQAQTLHPGFGPAVRRGVASLRHGAGRALSFVALGALFVVVIVPFWVVTTPLRRRPFGVPRGADGWVPRTPAPRVAAGGETPTEETGPIEAAPRRAVGGEPSRRRLTTGGLLGRLALAVVALVALDVALGAFLGGTGIAPGEQAAFLQAQRWLVDTMDAPAVRDEPWAEQYTEDGLRLFAERQDYEPYLMYGFHPYESRYINTTDLERISYQPAVPDGEEPLRVAIFGGSVVWGVGQRDDHTIASELARVAESEGIALEVHNYGMYGWVAWQQYQYFERLLAAGERYDLAVFYDGLNDFAVQQSDFSEDPTHGGSQLMRHLGGEVHQRYYTEPGYLDSVRDLATAYRRNSGVARLVDRFTRAPGELPSWMQSERVASPAIVVDTALDVYARSHAAARDVAARHDVPVRFVLQPQAHGWDPAFLDGLPPGTIDGTRVYDGVEDDVYLDGAHTNELGARLAAEDLWGHVRPALDPATAE is encoded by the coding sequence ATGGGGACGGTGGTGACGACCGGCCCTCCGGCGACCCGCAGCGGTCCCGGAGCGGCCCGTGCGACCCGCAAGTGGGTCGGTCCGTTCGTCGCGGCGTCGTTGGCCCTCGCCCTGGTGGCGTGGGGTCGCCCCCTGGCGGCCCTCGCCGTCGCCCTCTTGGCGCTGGCGCTCGGCCAGGCCCAGACCCTCCATCCGGGGTTCGGTCCGGCGGTCCGCCGTGGCGTTGCCTCCCTGCGCCACGGTGCGGGACGCGCCCTCTCGTTCGTGGCGCTGGGCGCCCTCTTCGTCGTGGTCATCGTGCCCTTCTGGGTCGTGACCACCCCGTTGCGTCGACGGCCGTTCGGCGTGCCGCGCGGGGCGGACGGCTGGGTCCCCAGGACGCCCGCACCCCGGGTCGCGGCGGGCGGCGAGACCCCGACGGAGGAGACCGGCCCGATCGAGGCCGCGCCCCGGCGGGCTGTCGGCGGCGAGCCCTCCCGTCGGCGCCTGACCACGGGGGGCCTGCTCGGCCGGCTCGCCCTCGCGGTCGTGGCGCTGGTGGCGCTCGACGTCGCGCTCGGTGCGTTCCTCGGCGGCACCGGGATCGCGCCGGGCGAGCAGGCGGCGTTCCTCCAGGCCCAACGCTGGCTCGTCGACACCATGGACGCGCCCGCCGTCCGCGACGAGCCCTGGGCCGAGCAGTACACCGAGGACGGCCTGCGTCTCTTCGCCGAGCGCCAGGACTACGAGCCCTACCTGATGTACGGCTTCCATCCCTACGAGAGCCGCTACATCAACACCACGGACCTCGAACGGATCTCGTACCAGCCCGCCGTGCCCGACGGCGAGGAACCCCTCCGGGTGGCCATCTTCGGGGGCTCGGTCGTGTGGGGGGTGGGCCAACGTGACGATCACACCATCGCCTCCGAGCTGGCACGCGTCGCCGAGTCCGAAGGGATCGCCCTCGAGGTGCACAACTACGGCATGTACGGCTGGGTCGCCTGGCAGCAGTACCAGTACTTCGAGCGACTCCTCGCCGCCGGCGAGCGCTACGACCTGGCGGTCTTCTACGACGGCCTCAACGACTTCGCCGTGCAGCAGAGCGACTTCTCGGAGGACCCCACCCACGGTGGATCGCAGCTGATGCGCCACCTCGGCGGCGAGGTCCACCAGCGGTACTACACCGAGCCCGGCTACCTCGACAGCGTGCGGGACCTCGCCACCGCCTATCGCCGCAACAGCGGCGTGGCCCGCCTCGTCGACCGCTTCACCCGCGCACCCGGCGAGCTGCCCTCGTGGATGCAGAGCGAGCGGGTGGCCAGCCCGGCGATCGTGGTGGACACCGCACTCGACGTGTACGCCCGCAGCCACGCCGCCGCCCGCGACGTCGCCGCCCGCCACGACGTGCCTGTGCGCTTCGTCCTCCAGCCCCAGGCCCACGGCTGGGACCCCGCCTTCCTCGACGGGCTCCCGCCGGGCACCATCGACGGCACCCGCGTCTACGACGGCGTCGAGGACGACGTGTACCTCGACGGCGCCCACACCAACGAGCTCGGCGCCCGCCTCGCCGCCGAGGACCTGTGGGGCCACGTGCGCCCGGCGCTGGACCCGGCAACTGCCGAGTAG
- the tsaD gene encoding tRNA (adenosine(37)-N6)-threonylcarbamoyltransferase complex transferase subunit TsaD encodes MIADDARILGIETSCDETAAAVLQGPRRVLSSVVSSQIDLHAQFGGVVPEIAGRAHVELAVPVVAEAVVGAGLTEGDIDAVAATVGPGLIGSLLVGVSTAKALALTWGVPFVGVNHLEAHLYAAGLEAPEVEPPFVTLLVSGGHTLLVATESYGQHRVLGSTIDDAAGEAFDKVARYLDLGYPGGPVIDRLAVEGDRDAIAFPRAMRHDGLDFSFSGLKTSVVNHVRKHPDVAVADVAASFQEAVVDVLVAKTLAAADEVGADVLCLGGGVAANSRLREVFLDACDASGRKGYVPSLAMCTDNAAMVAAAGWWRLHHDGPTSLGAGADPSLRLV; translated from the coding sequence GTGATCGCCGACGACGCCCGCATCCTCGGCATCGAGACGTCCTGTGACGAGACGGCGGCGGCCGTGCTCCAGGGGCCGCGGCGGGTGCTGTCCTCGGTGGTCAGCAGCCAGATCGACCTCCACGCCCAGTTCGGCGGGGTGGTGCCCGAGATCGCCGGCCGGGCGCACGTCGAGCTGGCGGTGCCGGTGGTGGCCGAGGCCGTCGTCGGCGCGGGCCTGACCGAGGGCGACATCGACGCCGTCGCCGCCACGGTGGGCCCCGGCCTCATCGGCTCGCTGCTGGTCGGGGTCAGCACCGCCAAGGCCCTCGCCCTCACCTGGGGCGTGCCCTTCGTGGGCGTCAACCACCTCGAGGCCCACCTGTACGCCGCCGGACTGGAGGCGCCCGAGGTCGAGCCACCCTTCGTGACCCTGCTCGTGTCCGGCGGCCACACGCTGCTCGTCGCCACCGAGTCGTACGGCCAGCACCGGGTGCTCGGCTCGACCATCGACGATGCCGCCGGCGAGGCCTTCGACAAGGTGGCCCGCTACCTCGACCTCGGCTACCCCGGCGGCCCGGTCATCGACCGCCTGGCCGTCGAGGGCGACCGCGACGCCATCGCCTTTCCCCGGGCGATGCGCCACGACGGCCTCGACTTCTCCTTCAGCGGTCTCAAGACCTCGGTGGTCAACCACGTGCGCAAGCACCCCGACGTGGCCGTGGCCGACGTGGCCGCCTCGTTCCAGGAGGCCGTGGTCGACGTGCTGGTGGCCAAGACCCTGGCCGCGGCCGACGAGGTCGGCGCCGACGTGCTGTGCCTCGGCGGCGGCGTGGCCGCCAACTCCCGCCTGCGCGAGGTGTTCCTCGACGCCTGCGACGCCAGCGGCCGCAAGGGCTACGTCCCCAGCCTGGCCATGTGCACCGACAACGCCGCCATGGTGGCCGCCGCGGGCTGGTGGCGCCTGCACCACGACGGGCCCACGAGCCTCGGCGCCGGCGCCGACCCGTCCCTGCGCCTGGTCTGA
- the rimI gene encoding ribosomal protein S18-alanine N-acetyltransferase — MIDPTELEVVAVPAGAPDDLAIVPMRRRHLRGVLRIETQAYPKPWTYGLYLSELALGGLRCYLVARSRGEVVGYGGVMYIGPDAHVTTLATAPEFHRRGIAGRVLLGLARAAVAHGAENLTLEVRVSNDAAIALYRRFGFVPAGVRKNYYAEVKEDALVMWANDIGTDEYATRLARLAAELDPTGTVPTAGLRVTAEADRTDAAPGEDRT; from the coding sequence GTGATCGACCCGACCGAGCTCGAGGTCGTGGCGGTCCCCGCCGGTGCCCCTGACGACCTCGCCATCGTGCCCATGCGCCGCCGACACCTGCGCGGGGTGCTGCGCATCGAGACGCAGGCGTACCCCAAGCCGTGGACCTACGGGCTCTACCTCAGCGAGCTGGCCCTCGGGGGCCTGCGCTGCTACCTCGTGGCCCGCAGCCGGGGCGAGGTCGTGGGCTACGGCGGCGTGATGTACATCGGCCCCGACGCCCACGTCACCACCCTGGCCACCGCCCCCGAGTTCCATCGCCGGGGGATCGCCGGCCGCGTGCTGCTGGGCCTCGCCCGCGCCGCGGTGGCCCACGGCGCCGAGAACCTGACCCTCGAGGTCCGGGTGAGCAACGACGCGGCCATCGCCCTCTACCGTCGGTTCGGCTTCGTCCCGGCCGGGGTGCGCAAGAACTACTACGCCGAGGTCAAGGAGGACGCGCTCGTGATGTGGGCCAACGACATCGGCACCGACGAGTACGCCACCCGCCTCGCCCGGCTCGCGGCCGAGCTCGACCCCACGGGCACGGTGCCGACCGCCGGCCTCCGGGTGACCGCCGAGGCCGACCGCACCGACGCCGCACCCGGGGAGGACCGCACGTGA
- the tsaB gene encoding tRNA (adenosine(37)-N6)-threonylcarbamoyltransferase complex dimerization subunit type 1 TsaB translates to MLILGIDTATDQVSVAIGGHEGVLGSVAVARGRRHAETLTPAIEFLAAQTDVGLDEIGVVAVDVGPGLFTGLRVGIATAKAMAYALRVPMIGVASLDLVAFPLRETGRLIVAAVDARRGELFYALYRPVPGGVQRLGEYQVGSPGDLVSELVARGEECLLVGDGARRYNDDFEGLSRVRVADQEVAHPSAASLVQLAHAQALREEFIQPWELEPLYLRTPDAIANWTSRADEGPS, encoded by the coding sequence GTGCTGATCCTCGGCATCGACACCGCCACCGATCAGGTGAGCGTGGCCATCGGCGGCCACGAGGGCGTGCTCGGCTCGGTGGCCGTCGCCCGTGGGCGCCGCCACGCCGAGACCCTGACCCCCGCCATCGAGTTCCTGGCGGCCCAGACCGATGTCGGCCTCGACGAGATCGGGGTGGTCGCCGTCGACGTCGGGCCGGGGCTGTTCACCGGCCTGCGGGTCGGGATCGCCACGGCGAAGGCCATGGCGTACGCGCTGCGGGTGCCCATGATCGGCGTGGCCAGCCTCGACCTGGTGGCCTTCCCGTTGCGGGAGACCGGCCGCCTGATCGTCGCCGCCGTGGACGCTCGACGGGGTGAGCTGTTCTACGCGCTCTACCGGCCGGTGCCCGGCGGCGTGCAGCGCCTCGGCGAGTACCAGGTGGGCTCGCCCGGCGACCTGGTCTCCGAGCTCGTGGCCCGGGGCGAGGAGTGCCTGCTCGTGGGCGACGGCGCCCGCCGCTACAACGACGACTTCGAGGGCCTCAGCCGGGTGCGGGTCGCCGATCAGGAGGTCGCCCACCCGAGCGCGGCCTCGCTCGTGCAGCTCGCCCACGCCCAGGCGCTGCGTGAGGAGTTCATCCAGCCGTGGGAGCTCGAGCCGCTGTACCTGCGCACCCCCGACGCGATCGCCAACTGGACCTCCCGCGCCGACGAGGGGCCCTCGTGA
- the tsaE gene encoding tRNA (adenosine(37)-N6)-threonylcarbamoyltransferase complex ATPase subunit type 1 TsaE, giving the protein MFEVATTSAAGTRAVAAAVAGQVRAGDLLVLAGDLGAGKTAFTQGFGAALGVEVPITSPTFTLAQRYEGRLRVHHLDVYRLSGPEEAADLDIADLLEDEAVTLIEWGDTIRPALPPDFLEVRFTLGEGDDDRSIAFTAVGPGWTDRLPALAEAIAEVVPC; this is encoded by the coding sequence ATGTTCGAGGTCGCCACCACCTCGGCGGCGGGCACCAGGGCCGTCGCCGCCGCCGTCGCCGGTCAGGTCCGCGCCGGGGACCTGCTCGTGCTCGCCGGCGACCTCGGGGCCGGCAAGACCGCCTTCACCCAGGGCTTCGGCGCGGCGCTGGGTGTCGAGGTGCCCATCACCAGCCCCACGTTCACGCTGGCGCAGCGCTACGAGGGTCGCCTGCGGGTCCACCACCTCGACGTGTACCGCCTCAGCGGGCCCGAGGAGGCCGCCGACCTCGACATCGCCGACCTGCTCGAGGACGAGGCCGTCACCCTGATCGAGTGGGGCGACACCATCCGTCCCGCCCTGCCCCCCGACTTCCTCGAGGTGCGCTTCACCCTCGGCGAGGGCGACGACGATCGCAGCATCGCCTTCACCGCCGTCGGCCCCGGTTGGACCGACCGCCTGCCGGCGCTGGCCGAGGCCATCGCCGAGGTCGTCCCGTGCTGA
- a CDS encoding P1 family peptidase, producing MITEVPGVWAGHWTDAVGRTGCTVVLFPEGTVASGEVRGGAPATRETALLAPERLVDRVDAVVLSGGSAFGLAAADGVMRFCEEQGAGFPTSAGPVPIVVGLSLYDLGVGDARARPGAEQGYAACVAARPEPMTLGQVGAGTGATFGTWGGAGAGRPGGLGGAVQRQGDLVVAALLAVNASGWVDTGDIDPRPGGGGLATNTTIGVVVTNARLDKVGCHLLAQSAHDGLARALVPAHTRFDGDAVVTASVGPDEAKVDAQVDHVRWLAMTTVEQAIRAVGAIRRA from the coding sequence GTGATCACCGAGGTGCCCGGGGTCTGGGCCGGCCATTGGACCGACGCCGTCGGCCGGACGGGCTGCACCGTGGTCCTGTTCCCCGAGGGCACGGTCGCCTCGGGCGAGGTGCGGGGCGGGGCCCCGGCCACCCGCGAGACCGCGCTGCTGGCGCCCGAGCGCCTGGTGGACCGGGTCGACGCCGTCGTCCTGTCGGGCGGCTCCGCCTTCGGGCTGGCCGCCGCCGACGGCGTCATGCGCTTCTGCGAGGAGCAGGGCGCCGGCTTCCCCACCTCGGCCGGCCCGGTGCCCATCGTCGTCGGGTTGTCGCTCTACGACCTGGGGGTGGGCGATGCCCGGGCCCGCCCGGGGGCCGAGCAGGGCTACGCCGCGTGCGTGGCCGCCCGCCCGGAGCCGATGACGCTCGGGCAGGTGGGCGCAGGCACCGGTGCGACGTTCGGGACCTGGGGTGGTGCCGGTGCCGGGCGTCCCGGTGGTCTCGGTGGAGCGGTGCAGCGACAGGGCGACCTCGTCGTGGCGGCGCTCCTCGCGGTCAACGCCTCCGGCTGGGTGGACACCGGCGACATCGACCCCCGTCCCGGTGGCGGGGGCCTCGCCACCAACACCACCATCGGGGTGGTGGTCACCAACGCCCGCCTCGACAAGGTCGGGTGCCACCTGCTGGCCCAGTCGGCCCACGACGGTCTCGCCCGCGCCCTCGTCCCGGCCCACACCCGCTTCGACGGCGACGCCGTGGTCACGGCGTCGGTCGGCCCCGACGAGGCCAAGGTGGACGCCCAGGTGGACCACGTGCGCTGGCTGGCCATGACCACCGTCGAGCAGGCCATCCGCGCCGTCGGCGCGATCCGCCGGGCCTGA
- the mscL gene encoding large conductance mechanosensitive channel protein MscL — translation MLEGFKKFIIQGNAIDLAVGLILGLAFKEVVNALVDGIIMPIVAAIIGKPDFNDLTIGIGDSVIRYGVLITAIVNLLLVGAALYFFLVVPMNALRERRAAGAAPADPTNEEKMVLLLEQIAAK, via the coding sequence ATGCTCGAAGGCTTCAAGAAGTTCATCATCCAGGGCAACGCCATCGACCTGGCCGTCGGCCTCATCCTCGGCCTCGCCTTCAAGGAGGTGGTCAACGCGCTCGTGGACGGCATCATCATGCCGATCGTGGCGGCCATCATCGGCAAGCCCGACTTCAACGACCTGACCATCGGCATCGGCGACAGCGTGATCCGCTACGGCGTGCTCATCACCGCCATCGTCAACCTGCTGCTCGTGGGTGCGGCGCTGTACTTCTTCCTGGTCGTGCCCATGAACGCCCTGCGGGAGCGTCGCGCCGCCGGCGCCGCACCGGCCGACCCCACCAACGAGGAGAAGATGGTCCTGCTGCTCGAGCAGATCGCCGCCAAGTAA
- a CDS encoding alanine racemase → MTPPGRPTPDPTGAGVPVTGRPAWAEVDLAAVAHNVAVLIERVAPAQVCAVVKANGYGHGAVPVARAAVGAGASWLAVALVDEGVELRDAGLDAPVLVLSEPRPEEMPRVVAERLTPAVYTLEGVTALAEAARVAGVVVPVHLKVNTGMNRVGAQPGEVLTLARAIDTDPALRLDALWTHCAVADEPDHPFTAEQLARFRAAAAELEGEGLHPPLLHAANSAAALVHPEARFDLVRAGIAVYGIDPAPALTGVAALQPALSLHAHVTHVKRVGAGERVSYGLRHEFGRDATVATVPLGYADGVPRRLSGVGGEVLVGGRRRPIVGVVTMDQLMVDCGDDPVAVGDEVVLIGRQGAEAVTANEWGDRLGTIGYEVVCGIGPRVPRVYRGG, encoded by the coding sequence GTGACACCTCCGGGACGACCGACGCCTGATCCCACCGGCGCCGGCGTCCCCGTCACGGGACGCCCGGCCTGGGCCGAGGTCGACCTCGCCGCCGTCGCCCACAACGTCGCCGTCCTCATCGAGCGGGTGGCGCCGGCGCAGGTGTGTGCCGTGGTCAAGGCCAACGGCTACGGCCATGGTGCGGTCCCCGTCGCCCGGGCCGCCGTCGGCGCCGGCGCGTCCTGGCTGGCCGTGGCGCTGGTGGACGAGGGGGTCGAGCTGCGTGACGCGGGCCTCGACGCGCCCGTGCTCGTGCTCTCCGAGCCCCGCCCCGAGGAGATGCCCCGGGTGGTGGCCGAGAGGTTGACCCCTGCCGTCTACACGCTGGAGGGCGTCACCGCCCTGGCCGAGGCGGCCCGGGTGGCAGGGGTCGTGGTCCCGGTGCACCTGAAGGTCAACACGGGCATGAATCGGGTGGGTGCGCAGCCCGGCGAGGTGCTCACGCTGGCTCGAGCCATCGACACCGACCCGGCGCTGCGCCTGGACGCGCTCTGGACCCACTGCGCGGTAGCGGACGAGCCCGACCACCCCTTCACCGCCGAGCAGCTGGCGCGCTTTCGGGCCGCGGCCGCCGAGCTCGAGGGTGAGGGGTTGCACCCGCCCCTGTTGCACGCCGCCAACTCCGCTGCCGCGCTCGTGCATCCCGAAGCCCGCTTCGACCTCGTCCGAGCCGGGATCGCCGTCTACGGCATCGATCCGGCGCCGGCGCTGACCGGCGTGGCCGCCCTCCAGCCGGCCCTGTCGCTGCACGCCCACGTCACCCACGTGAAGCGCGTGGGCGCCGGCGAGCGGGTGTCGTACGGCCTCCGCCACGAGTTCGGCCGCGACGCCACCGTCGCCACGGTCCCCCTGGGCTACGCCGACGGCGTGCCCCGGCGCCTCAGCGGGGTGGGCGGCGAGGTCCTCGTCGGAGGCCGGCGCAGACCCATCGTCGGCGTGGTCACCATGGACCAGCTGATGGTCGACTGCGGCGACGACCCGGTGGCGGTCGGCGACGAGGTCGTCCTCATCGGCCGCCAGGGCGCCGAGGCGGTCACCGCCAACGAGTGGGGCGACCGCCTCGGCACCATCGGCTACGAGGTGGTGTGCGGGATCGGCCCGCGGGTGCCCCGGGTCTACCGGGGCGGCTGA
- a CDS encoding CBS domain-containing protein has product MLTQDLPVRDVMTTEVVTVTPDQSIEDAMGALVTAGVDAAPVVDAAGTVVGVLSTGDLIVQDAQVHGPTVISLFGAYIELPSWRKEFEDDFKKAVGAVVSEVMDDEPITCGPDDTVGAAATLMHDNDASRLPVVDGGQLVGIIARGDILRAMVEAGRDTSGTTDA; this is encoded by the coding sequence ATGCTGACCCAGGACCTGCCCGTTCGTGACGTCATGACCACCGAGGTGGTGACGGTCACCCCCGACCAGTCCATCGAGGACGCCATGGGCGCTCTCGTCACCGCCGGCGTCGACGCCGCCCCGGTCGTGGACGCCGCCGGCACCGTGGTGGGCGTGCTCTCCACCGGCGACCTCATCGTGCAGGACGCCCAGGTGCACGGCCCCACGGTCATCAGCCTGTTCGGCGCCTACATCGAGCTCCCGTCGTGGCGCAAGGAGTTCGAGGACGACTTCAAGAAGGCCGTGGGCGCGGTCGTCTCCGAGGTGATGGACGACGAGCCCATCACCTGCGGCCCCGACGACACCGTCGGCGCCGCCGCGACGCTCATGCACGACAACGACGCCTCCCGCCTCCCGGTCGTCGATGGCGGCCAACTGGTGGGCATCATCGCCCGGGGCGACATCCTGCGGGCCATGGTCGAGGCCGGCCGTGACACCTCCGGGACGACCGACGCCTGA
- a CDS encoding NAD(P)H-hydrate dehydratase, whose protein sequence is MIPVVTPEEMGAIDAAAPAPVEELIERAGTAVAQAAIQLLGGTYGRRVVVLAGKGNNGNDGRAAAARLRRRGVRVEVVRADLAPDHLPACDLVIDAAYGTGFRGTYEAPDPGAAPVLAVDIPSGVDGLTGVASGRVLRATRTVTFAALKPGLVFNDGLELAGDVHTADIGLDVSGASVHQIEAADVAAWLRRPPVDAHKWQRAVWCIAGSPGMTGAAHLAARAAQRAGAGYVRLSSPGVVDDPLRPTEAVGHALPPEVWTPDVGHDAHRFGAFVIGPGLGRTEEVATGVRALLRELAQPVVLDGDGLSTLGSRAIHFLTSRRDPLILTPHDGEFERLADHPPGPDRIASARALAAETGAVVLLKGHTTVVAEPGGEVLLSASGDSRLATAGTGDVLAGVIGALCASGVDPFHAAAAGAFIHGVAGTLGWRRGLVAGDLVDLLPEAVERITSSDGP, encoded by the coding sequence GTGATCCCCGTCGTCACCCCCGAGGAGATGGGCGCCATCGACGCGGCGGCGCCAGCGCCCGTCGAGGAGCTCATCGAGCGGGCCGGGACCGCGGTGGCCCAGGCGGCCATCCAGCTGCTCGGGGGCACCTACGGGCGGCGGGTCGTGGTGCTGGCGGGCAAGGGCAACAACGGCAACGACGGCCGGGCCGCCGCGGCGCGGCTCAGGCGTCGGGGCGTGCGCGTCGAGGTCGTGCGCGCCGATCTGGCCCCCGACCACCTGCCAGCGTGCGATCTGGTGATCGATGCCGCCTACGGCACCGGCTTCCGCGGCACCTATGAGGCGCCCGATCCCGGCGCCGCCCCCGTGCTCGCGGTCGACATCCCCTCCGGGGTCGACGGCCTCACCGGGGTCGCCTCGGGCCGGGTGCTCCGGGCGACCCGCACGGTGACCTTCGCGGCCCTGAAGCCAGGGTTGGTGTTCAACGACGGCCTCGAACTGGCCGGCGACGTCCACACCGCCGACATCGGCCTCGACGTCTCCGGCGCGTCGGTCCACCAGATCGAGGCGGCCGACGTCGCCGCGTGGCTGCGCCGACCCCCGGTCGACGCCCACAAGTGGCAGCGGGCGGTCTGGTGCATCGCCGGGTCGCCCGGGATGACGGGAGCCGCCCACCTGGCCGCCCGCGCCGCGCAGCGCGCCGGTGCCGGCTACGTCCGCCTCAGCTCGCCCGGGGTGGTGGACGACCCGCTGCGCCCGACCGAGGCCGTGGGCCACGCCCTGCCGCCCGAGGTGTGGACCCCCGACGTCGGCCACGACGCCCACCGCTTCGGCGCCTTCGTCATCGGGCCCGGCCTCGGCCGCACCGAAGAGGTGGCCACCGGCGTCCGTGCCCTGCTCCGCGAGCTGGCCCAGCCCGTCGTGCTCGACGGGGACGGGTTGTCCACCCTCGGCTCGCGGGCGATCCACTTCTTGACGTCGCGCCGGGATCCGTTGATCCTCACCCCCCACGACGGGGAGTTCGAGCGCCTCGCCGACCACCCACCGGGACCCGATCGCATCGCCTCGGCCCGTGCCCTGGCCGCCGAGACCGGCGCCGTGGTGCTGCTCAAAGGGCACACCACGGTCGTGGCCGAACCGGGCGGCGAGGTGCTGCTCTCCGCCAGCGGGGACAGCCGCCTCGCCACCGCCGGCACGGGCGATGTCCTCGCTGGGGTGATCGGCGCCCTCTGCGCCTCCGGCGTCGACCCGTTCCACGCCGCCGCCGCCGGTGCATTCATCCACGGCGTGGCCGGCACCCTAGGCTGGCGGCGAGGACTGGTGGCCGGCGACCTCGTCGACCTCCTGCCCGAGGCGGTCGAGCGCATCACCTCGTCCGACGGCCCCTGA
- a CDS encoding holo-ACP synthase, with amino-acid sequence MIGIGTDLVDLDRFRDALERTPGLVPRLFSPAEQAYAERRNDPTERYAARFAAKEAVMKALGVGLGACEFTDIEVVRDEDSGAPAVALRGRAAVLAEEAGVTRWLLTLTHSHAAAHAIAVAL; translated from the coding sequence GTGATCGGGATCGGGACCGACCTGGTCGACCTGGACCGCTTCCGGGACGCCCTGGAGCGCACCCCGGGGCTCGTCCCCCGCCTCTTCTCGCCCGCCGAGCAGGCCTACGCCGAGCGCCGCAACGACCCCACCGAGCGCTACGCGGCCCGGTTCGCGGCCAAGGAGGCCGTCATGAAGGCACTGGGGGTGGGCCTCGGCGCCTGCGAGTTCACCGACATCGAGGTGGTGCGCGACGAGGACTCGGGTGCGCCGGCGGTGGCCCTGCGGGGCCGGGCCGCCGTCCTCGCCGAGGAGGCCGGCGTGACCCGCTGGCTGCTCACCCTCACCCACTCGCACGCCGCCGCCCACGCCATCGCGGTCGCGCTGTGA